The following proteins come from a genomic window of Maniola jurtina chromosome 15, ilManJurt1.1, whole genome shotgun sequence:
- the LOC123872730 gene encoding myosin heavy chain, muscle isoform X24, with translation MPKAAVQEGEDPDPTPYLFVSLEQKRIDQSKPYDGKKACWVPDEKEGFVQGEIKATKGDLVTVTLPGGETKDFKKDLVGQVNPPKYEKCEDMSNLTYLNDASVLYNLKQRYYHKLIYTYSGLFCVAINPYKRFPVYTFRCAKLYRGKRRSEVPPHIFAISDGAYVNMLTNHENQSMLITGESGAGKTENTKKVIAYFATVGASSKKEQTTSDKKGSLEDQVVQTNPVLEAFGNAKTVRNDNSSRFGKFIRIHFGPSGKLAGADIETYLLEKARVISQQALERSYHIFYQMMSGSVKGLKEICLLSNNVNDYNIVAQGKTVIPGVDDGEEMRLTDEAFDILGFTQEEKDNVYKITAAVMHMGCMKFKQRGREEQAEADGTEDGEKVAKLLGVDVQDLYKNLLKPRIKVGNEFVTQGRNKDQVTNSVGALCKGMFDRLFKWLVKKCNETLDTKQKRQHFIGVLDIAGFEIFDYNGFEQLCINFTNEKLQQFFNHHMFVLEQEEYKQEGINWTFIDFGMDLLACIDLIEKPMGILSILEEESMFPKATDQTFVEKLNNNHLGKSAPYLKPKPPKPGCQAAHFAIGHYAGNVGYNITGWLEKNKDPLNDTVVDQFKKGQNKLLVEIFADHPGQSGQPDAGGGGKGGRGKKGGGFATVSSAYKEQLNNLMTTLRSTQPHFVRCIIPNELKQAGLIDSHLVMHQLTCNGVLEGIRICRKGFPNRMVYPDFKLRYKILAPQAVEKESDPKKIAQVILDATGLDVESYRLGHTKVFFRAGVLGQMEELRDDRLSKIISWLQAYIRGYLSRKDFKKLQEQRLALQVVQRNLRKYLQLRTWPWWKLWQRVKPLLNVSRIEDEIAKLEEKAQKAQEAFEKEEKLRKEVEALNAKLLEEKANLLASLEGEKGSLSEIQDRANKLQAQKADVESQLRDTQDRLTQEEDARNQLFQAKKKLEQEVSGLKKDVEDLELSVQKSEQDKATKDHQIRNLNDEIAHQDELINKLNKEKKMQGESNQKTAEELQAAEDKVNHLNKVKQKLEQTLDELEDSLEREKKLRGDVEKQRRKVEGDLKLTQEAVADLERNKKELEQTVQRKDKEISSLTAKLEDEQSLVSKTQKQIKELQARIEELEEEVESERQARAKAEKQRADLARELEELGERLEEAGGATSAQIELNKKREAELSKLRRDLEEANIQHESTLANLRKKHNDAVAEMGEQLDQLNKLKSKAEKERAQYFSEVNDLRAGIDHLSNEKAASEKIIKQLQHQLNEVQNKADEANRTLNDLDAAKKKLSIENSDLLRQLEEAESQVSQLSKIKVSLTTQLEDTKRLADEEARERATLLGKFRNLEHDLDNIREQVEEEAEGKADLQRQLSKANAEAQLWRSKYESEGVARSEELEEAKRKLQARLAEAEETIESLNQKVVALEKTKQRLATEVEDLQLEVDRATAIANAAEKKQKAFDKIIGEWKLKVDDLAAELDASQKECRNYSTELFRLKGAYEEGQEQLEAVRRENKNLADEVKDLLDQIGEGGRNIHEIEKARKRLEAEKDELQAALEEAEAALEQEENKVLRAQLELSQVRQEIDRRIQEKEEEFENTRKNHQRALDSMQASLEAEAKGKAEALRMKKKLEADINELEIALDHANKANAEAQKNIKRYQGQIKDLQTALEEEQRARDDAREQLGISERRANALQNELEESRTLLEQADRARRQAEQELGDAHEQLNDLSAQNGSLSAAKRKLESELQTLHSDLDELLNEAKNSEEKAKKAMVDAARLADELRAEQEHAQTQEKLRKALEQQIKELQVRLDEAEANALKGGKKAIQKLEQRVRELENELDGEQRRHADAQKNLRKAERRIKELTFQGEEDRKNHERMQDLVDKLQQKIKTYKRQIEEAEEIAALNLAKFRKAQQELEEAEERADLAEQAISKFRGKGRAGSAARGVSPAPRSRPAFDGFGTFPPRFDLGPENDF, from the exons CAACCACGAGAATCAATCTATGTTGattac CGGTGAGTCTGGTGCTGGTAAGACTGAGAACACGAAAAAGGTAATCGCGTACTTCGCCACCGTCGGTGCCTCCTCGAAGAAGGAGCAGACCACCAGCGACAAGAAGGGATCTCTGGAAGACCAGGTCGTACAAACTAACCCTGTGCTTGAAGCCTTCGGTAACGCCAAGACTGTCCGTAACGACAACTCCTCCCGTTTC GGTAAATTCATCCGTATTCACTTCGGACCCTCTGGAAAACTGGCTGGTGCCGATATTGAGAcct ATCTGCTAGAGAAGGCCCGTGTCATCTCCCAACAGGCGCTCGAGCGTTCTTACCACATCTTCTACCAGATGATGTCTGGCTCCGTCAAAGGACTTAAAG AAATCTGCCTTCTGTCCAACAACGTCAACGATTATAACATCGTGGCGCAAGGCAAGACCGTCATCCCGGGCGTTGACGACGGCGAGGAAATGAGACTTACCGAC GAAGCCTTCGACATCCTGGGCTTCACCCAGGAAGAGAAGGACAACGTATACAAGATCACCGCCGCTGTCATGCACATGGGCTGCATGAAGTTCAAGCAGAGGGGTCGCGAGGAACAGGCTGAGGCCGACGGCACTGAG GACGGCGAGAAAGTCGCCAAGCTCCTCGGTGTGGACGTCCAGGACTTGTACAAGAACCTGTTGAAGCCCCGCATCAAGGTCGGAAACGAGTTCGTGACCCAGGGTCGTAACAAGGACCAGGTCACCAACTCCGTGGGTGCTCTTTGCAAGGGCATGTTCGATCGTCTCTTCAAGTGGCTCGTCAAGAAGTGTAACGAGACCCTAGACACCAAGCAGAAGAGGCAGCACTTCATCGGTGTACTGGATATTGCTGGTTTCGAAATCTTCGAC TACAACGGTTTCGAGCAACTCTGCATTAACTTCACGAATGAGAAGCTGCAACAATTCTTTAACCACCACATGTTCGTCCTCGAACAAGAGGAGTACAAGCAGGAGGGCATCAACTGGACCTTCATCGATTTCGGGATGGACTTGCTCGCTTGTATCGATCTGATCGAAAAG CCTATGGGTATCCTCTCAATTCTTGAGGAAGAGTCTATGTTCCCGAAAGCCACTGATCAGACGTTCGTGGAGAAGTTGAACAACAACCACTTGGGCAAGTCTGCTCCTTACTTGAAGCCCAAGCCCCCCAAGCCTGGTTGCCAAGCCGCTCACTTCGCTATTGGTCATTACGCCGGTAAT GTCGGTTACAACATCACTGGCTGGCTTGAGAAGAACAAGGACCCTCTTAACGACACCGTAGTCGACCAGTTCAAGAAGGGCCAGAACAAACTGTTGGTAGAGATCTTCGCTGACCATCCTGGACAGTCCGGCCAGCCTGATGCCGGTGGCGGCGGCAAGG GAGGTCGCGGTAAGAAGGGCGGTGGTTTTGCTACTGTCTCTTCCGCATACAAG GAACAACTGAACAACTTGATGACAACGCTGAGGTCGACACAGCCTCACTTCGTGCGTTGTATCATTCCCAATGAATTGAAGCAGGCCG GTCTCATCGACTCTCACCTTGTGATGCACCAGCTCACCTGTAACGGTGTGCTGGAAGGCATCCGTATTTGCCGTAAAGGTTTCCCCAACAGGATGGTCTACCCTGACTTCAAGCTCCG CTACAAGATCCTCGCTCCTCAAGCTGTGGAAAAGGAATCTGACCCCAAGAAAATCGCTCAAGTCATCTTGGATGCCACAGGCTTGGATGTCGAGTCCTATCGTCTGGGCCACACCAAG GTATTCTTCCGCGCCGGTGTCCTGGGTCAGATGGAAGAGTTGCGTGATGACAGGCTCTCCAAGATCATATCTTGGCTCCAGGCCTACATCCGTGGTTACCTCTCCAGGAAGGACTTCAAGAAACTGCAAGAACAGAG ATTGGCCCTCCAAGTCGTCCAGCGCAACTTGCGCAAGTACCTCCAGCTGCGCACCTGGCCCTGGTGGAAGCTGTGGCAGAGGGTCAAGCCCCTGCTCAACGTCTCCCGCATCGAGGACGAGATCGCG AAACTGGAAGAGAAGGCACAGAAGGCCCAGGAAGCCTTCGAGAAGGAAGAGAAGCTTCGCAAGGAAGTCGAGGCCCTCAACGCCAAACTCCTCGAAGAGAAGGCAAACCTTCTGGCTTCTCTCGAAGGCGAGAAGGGCTCGCTCTCTGAAATCCAGGACCGCGCCAACAAGCTCCAGGCGCAGAAGGCTGACGTCGAGAGCCAACTTCGG GACACACAAGACCGCCTAACTCAAGAGGAGGATGCCCGTAACCAACTCTTCCAAGCCAAGAAGAAGTTGGAACAGGAAGTGTCCGGCTTGAAGAAGGATGTAGAAGATCTCGAACTTTCCGTCCAGAAGTCCGAACAAGACAAGGCCACCAAGGATCACCAGATCCGCAACTTGAACGATGAGATCGCCCACCAGGACGAGCTCATCAACAAGCTCAACAAGGAGAAGAAGATGCAAGGCGAGAGCAACCAGAAGACCGCGGAAGAGCTGCAAGCGGCTGAGGACAAGGTCAACCACCTCAACAAGGTCAAGCAGAAGCTCGAGCAGACCCTCGACGAGCTCGAGGACTCCTTGGAGCGCGAGAAGAAACTGCGTGGTGACGTCGAGAAGCAGAGGAGGAAGGTCGAGGGTGACCTCAAGCTCACCCAGGAAGCCGTCGCCGACCTCGAACGCAACAAGAAGGAGCTCGAACAGACCGTCCAGCGCAAGGACAAGGAAATCTCTTCCCTCACCGCCAAGCTCGAGGACGAACAGTCTCTCGTCAGCAAGACCCAGAAACAGATCAAGGAACTGCAAGCCCGCATCGAGGAATTGGAAGAGGAAGTCGAATCCGAACGCCAGGCCCGCGCTAAAGCCGAGAAGCAACGCGCCGATCTCGCTCGAGAACTCGAGGAGCTCGGTGAGCGTCTCGAGGAAGCCGGCGGCGCCACCTCTGCTCAGATCGAACTCAACAAGAAGCGCGAGGCTGAGCTCAGCAAACTCCGCCGCGACTTGGAAGAGGCCAACATCCAGCACGAGTCCACCCTCGCCAACCTCCGCAAGAAGCACAACGATGCCGTTGCTGAGATGGGCGAGCAGCTCGACCAGCTCAACAAACTTAAGTCCAA GGCTGAGAAAGAACGCGCTCAATACTTTAGCGAAGTCAATGACCTTCGCGCCGGTATCGACCACTTGTCCAACGAAAAG GCTGCCTCAGAAAAGATCATCAAGCAACTCCAACACCAGCTCAACGAGGTCCAGAACAAGGCTGATGAAGCTAACCGCACCCTCAATGACCTGGATGCCGCCAAGAAGAAGTTGTCCATCGAGAACTCTGACCTGCTCCGCCAGTTGGAGGAGGCCGAGTCCCAGGTGTCGCAGCTCTCCAAGATCAAGGTGTCGCTCACCACACAGTTGGAAGACACCAAGAGGCTCGCTGACGAAGAGGCCAGG gaACGCGCCACACTTCTTGGCAAGTTCCGTAACCTTGAACACGACTTGGACAACATCCGTGAGCAAGTGGAAGAGGAAGCCGAAGGCAAGGCTGACTTACAACGCCAGCTTTCCAAGGCTAACGCTGAAGCTCAATTATGGCGCTCCAAGTACGAGTCTGAGGGTGTCGCTCGCTCTGAGGAACTCGAGGAGGCCAAGCGCAAGCTCCAGGCCCGCCTCGCCGAAGCAGAGGAGACCATTGAATCCCTCAACCAGAAGGTCGTTGCCCTCGAAAAGACCAAGCAGCGTCTCGCTACCGAAGTGGAGGACCTGCAGCTCGAGGTCGACCGTGCCACCGCCATTGCCAATGCCGCTGAGAAGAAGCAAAAGGCCTTCGACAAAATCATTGGTGAATGGAAGCTCAAGGTTGACGACCTTGCCGCTGAACTCGATGCCAGCCAGAAGGAATGCCGCAACTACTCCACCGAACTGTTCCGCCTCAAGGGAGCTTACGAAGAAGGCCAGGAACAACTCGAGGCTGTCCGCCGCGAGAACAAAAACCTTGCCGACGAAGTTAAAGATTTACTGGACCAGATCGGTGAGGGTGGCCGCAACATTCACGAAATCGAGAAGGCCAGGAAGCGTCTCGAAGCCGAGAAGGACGAGCTCCAGGCTGCCCTCGAGGAGGCCGAAGCGGCCCTCGAACAGGAGGAGAACAAGGTCCTGCGTGCTCAGCTCGAGCTGTCCCAGGTCAGACAGGAGATTGACAGGAGGATCCAGGAGAAGGAAGAGGAATTCGAAAACACCCGCAAGAACCACCAACGCGCATTGGACTCCATGCAGGCTTCCCTCGAAGCCGAGGCTAAGGGCAAGGCGGAGGCCCTGCGCATGAAGAAGAAGCTCGAGGCTGACATCAATGAACTTGAAATCGCCCTCGACCATGCCAACAAGGCTAACGCTGAGGCTCAGAAGAACATCAAACGCTACCAGGGTCAAATCAAGGACCTCCAGACCGCATTAGAAGAGGAACAGCGTGCCCGTGACGATGCCCGCGAGCAGCTCGGTATCTCAGAGCGTCGCGCCAACGCCCTCCAGAACGAACTTGAGGAATCTCGTACACTTCTGGAACAGGCCGACCGCGCTCGTCGCCAGGCTGAACAGGAACTCGGCGATGCTCACGAACAGCTCAACGATCTCTCTGCACAGAACGGCTCACTCTCCGCTGCCAAGAGGAAACTCGAATCCGAACTCCAGACCCTACACTCCGACCTCGACGAGCTCCTCAACGAGGCTAAGAACTCCGAAGAGAAGGCGAAGAAGGCCATGGTGGACGCCGCCAGGCTCGCCGACGAGCTCCGCGCTGAGCAGGAGCACGCCCAGACACAGGAGAAACTCCGCAAAGCCCTCGAACAACAGATCAAGGAACTGCAGGTCAGGCTCGACGAGGCCGAGGCGAACGCGCTCAAGGGAGGCAAGAAGGCCATCCAGAAACTCGAACAGAGGGTACGAGAGCTGGAGAACGAGCTCGACGGTGAACAGAGAAGACACGCAGACGCACAGAAGAACCTGCGTAAGGCCGAGAGGCGTATCAAGGAACTGACTTTCCAGGGTGAGGAGGACCGCAAGAACCACGAGCGTATGCAGGACCTCGTCGACAAACTTCAGCAGAAGATCAAGACCTACAAGAGGCAGATCGAGGAAGCCGAAGAAATTGCCGCCCTCAACTTGGCCAAGTTCCGCAAGGCGCAACAGGAATTAGAGGAAGCCGAAGAAAGGGCAGACCTTGCCGAACAAGCGATCAGCAAATTCCGTGGCAAGGGACGCGCGGGATCCGCAGCGAGAGGAGTCAGTCCGGCG
- the LOC123872730 gene encoding myosin heavy chain, muscle isoform X4, producing the protein MPKAAVQEGEDPDPTPYLFVSLEQKRIDQSKPYDGKKACWVPDEKEGFVQGEIKATKGDLVTVTLPGGETKDFKKDLVGQVNPPKYEKCEDMSNLTYLNDASVLYNLKQRYYHKLIYTYSGLFCVAINPYKRFPVYTFRCAKLYRGKRRSEVPPHIFAISDGAYVNMLTNHENQSMLITGESGAGKTENTKKVIAYFATVGASSKKEQTTSDKKGSLEDQVVQTNPVLEAFGNAKTVRNDNSSRFGKFIRIHFGPSGKLAGADIETYLLEKARVISQQALERSYHIFYQMMSGSVKGLKDMCLLSNDIHDYYNVAQGKITIPNVDDGEECLLTDEAFDILGFTQEEKDNVYKITAAVMHMGCMKFKQRGREEQAEADGTEDGEKVAKLLGVDVQDLYKNLLKPRIKVGNEFVTQGRNKDQVTNSVGALCKGMFDRLFKWLVKKCNETLDTKQKRQHFIGVLDIAGFEIFDYNGFEQLCINFTNEKLQQFFNHHMFVLEQEEYKQEGINWTFIDFGMDLLACIDLIEKPMGILSILEEESMFPKATDQTFVEKLNNNHLGKSAPYLKPKPPKPGCQAAHFAIGHYAGNVGYNITGWLEKNKDPLNDTVVDQFKKGQNKLLVEIFADHPGQSGQPDAGGGGKGAGGKRAKGSAFQTVSSLYREQLNNLMTTLRSTQPHFVRCIIPNELKQAGLIDSHLVMHQLTCNGVLEGIRICRKGFPNRMVYPDFKLRYMILAPAIMQAEKDPKEAARKCLEAVELDPESYRIGHTKVFFRAGVLGQMEELRDDRLSKIISWLQAYIRGYLSRKDFKKLQEQRLALQVVQRNLRKYLQLRTWPWWKLWQRVKPLLNVSRIEDEIAKLEEKAQKAQEAFEKEEKLRKEVEALNAKLLEEKANLLASLEGEKGSLSEIQDRANKLQAQKADVESQLRDTQDRLTQEEDARNQLFQAKKKLEQEVSGLKKDVEDLELSVQKSEQDKATKDHQIRNLNDEIAHQDELINKLNKEKKMQGESNQKTAEELQAAEDKVNHLNKVKQKLEQTLDELEDSLEREKKLRGDVEKQRRKVEGDLKLTQEAVADLERNKKELEQTVQRKDKEISSLTAKLEDEQSLVSKTQKQIKELQARIEELEEEVESERQARAKAEKQRADLARELEELGERLEEAGGATSAQIELNKKREAELSKLRRDLEEANIQHESTLANLRKKHNDAVAEMGEQLDQLNKLKSKAEHDRASCYNELNNTRAAIDQVAREKAASEKIIKQLQHQLNEVQNKADEANRTLNDLDAAKKKLSIENSDLLRQLEEAESQVSQLSKIKVSLTTQLEDTKRLADEEARERATLLGKFRNLEHDLDNIREQVEEEAEGKADLQRQLSKANAEAQLWRSKYESEGVARSEELEEAKRKLQARLAEAEETIESLNQKVVALEKTKQRLATEVEDLQLEVDRATAIANAAEKKQKAFDKIIGEWKLKVDDLAAELDASQKECRNYSTELFRLKGAYEEGQEQLEAVRRENKNLADEVKDLLDQIGEGGRNIHEIEKARKRLEAEKDELQAALEEAEAALEQEENKVLRAQLELSQVRQEIDRRIQEKEEEFENTRKNHQRALDSMQASLEAEAKGKAEALRMKKKLEADINELEIALDHANKANAEAQKNIKRYQGQIKDLQTALEEEQRARDDAREQLGISERRANALQNELEESRTLLEQADRARRQAEQELGDAHEQLNDLSAQNGSLSAAKRKLESELQTLHSDLDELLNEAKNSEEKAKKAMVDAARLADELRAEQEHAQTQEKLRKALEQQIKELQVRLDEAEANALKGGKKAIQKLEQRVRELENELDGEQRRHADAQKNLRKAERRIKELTFQGEEDRKNHERMQDLVDKLQQKIKTYKRQIEEAEEIAALNLAKFRKAQQELEEAEERADLAEQAISKFRGKGRAGSAARGVSPAPRSRPAFDGFGTFPPRFDLGPENDF; encoded by the exons CAACCACGAGAATCAATCTATGTTGattac CGGTGAGTCTGGTGCTGGTAAGACTGAGAACACGAAAAAGGTAATCGCGTACTTCGCCACCGTCGGTGCCTCCTCGAAGAAGGAGCAGACCACCAGCGACAAGAAGGGATCTCTGGAAGACCAGGTCGTACAAACTAACCCTGTGCTTGAAGCCTTCGGTAACGCCAAGACTGTCCGTAACGACAACTCCTCCCGTTTC GGTAAATTCATCCGTATTCACTTCGGACCCTCTGGAAAACTGGCTGGTGCCGATATTGAGAcct ATCTGCTAGAGAAGGCCCGTGTCATCTCCCAACAGGCGCTCGAGCGTTCTTACCACATCTTCTACCAGATGATGTCTGGCTCCGTCAAAGGACTTAAAG ACATGTGTTTGTTGTCAAACGACATTCACGATTACTATAACGTCGCCCAGGGTAAGATTACGATCCCCAACGTCGATGATGGTGAGGAATGCCTCTTGACAGAC GAAGCCTTCGACATCCTGGGCTTCACCCAGGAAGAGAAGGACAACGTATACAAGATCACCGCCGCTGTCATGCACATGGGCTGCATGAAGTTCAAGCAGAGGGGTCGCGAGGAACAGGCTGAGGCCGACGGCACTGAG GACGGCGAGAAAGTCGCCAAGCTCCTCGGTGTGGACGTCCAGGACTTGTACAAGAACCTGTTGAAGCCCCGCATCAAGGTCGGAAACGAGTTCGTGACCCAGGGTCGTAACAAGGACCAGGTCACCAACTCCGTGGGTGCTCTTTGCAAGGGCATGTTCGATCGTCTCTTCAAGTGGCTCGTCAAGAAGTGTAACGAGACCCTAGACACCAAGCAGAAGAGGCAGCACTTCATCGGTGTACTGGATATTGCTGGTTTCGAAATCTTCGAC TACAACGGTTTCGAGCAACTCTGCATTAACTTCACGAATGAGAAGCTGCAACAATTCTTTAACCACCACATGTTCGTCCTCGAACAAGAGGAGTACAAGCAGGAGGGCATCAACTGGACCTTCATCGATTTCGGGATGGACTTGCTCGCTTGTATCGATCTGATCGAAAAG CCTATGGGTATCCTCTCAATTCTTGAGGAAGAGTCTATGTTCCCGAAAGCCACTGATCAGACGTTCGTGGAGAAGTTGAACAACAACCACTTGGGCAAGTCTGCTCCTTACTTGAAGCCCAAGCCCCCCAAGCCTGGTTGCCAAGCCGCTCACTTCGCTATTGGTCATTACGCCGGTAAT GTCGGTTACAACATCACTGGCTGGCTTGAGAAGAACAAGGACCCTCTTAACGACACCGTAGTCGACCAGTTCAAGAAGGGCCAGAACAAACTGTTGGTAGAGATCTTCGCTGACCATCCTGGACAGTCCGGCCAGCCTGATGCCGGTGGCGGCGGCAAGG GCGCTGGTGGCAAGCGTGCTAAGGGTTCCGCCTTCCAGACCGTATCATCACTCTACAGG GAACAACTGAACAACTTGATGACAACGCTGAGGTCGACACAGCCTCACTTCGTGCGTTGTATCATTCCCAATGAATTGAAGCAGGCCG GTCTCATCGACTCTCACCTTGTGATGCACCAGCTCACCTGTAACGGTGTGCTGGAAGGCATCCGTATTTGCCGTAAAGGTTTCCCCAACAGGATGGTCTACCCTGACTTCAAGCTCCG CTACATGATTCTTGCGCCAGCTATCATGCAAGCTGAAAAAGATCCAAAAGAAGCAGCAAGGAAGTGTCTCGAAGCGGTCGAGCTCGACCCTGAAAGTTATCGTATAGGTCACACCAAG GTATTCTTCCGCGCCGGTGTCCTGGGTCAGATGGAAGAGTTGCGTGATGACAGGCTCTCCAAGATCATATCTTGGCTCCAGGCCTACATCCGTGGTTACCTCTCCAGGAAGGACTTCAAGAAACTGCAAGAACAGAG ATTGGCCCTCCAAGTCGTCCAGCGCAACTTGCGCAAGTACCTCCAGCTGCGCACCTGGCCCTGGTGGAAGCTGTGGCAGAGGGTCAAGCCCCTGCTCAACGTCTCCCGCATCGAGGACGAGATCGCG AAACTGGAAGAGAAGGCACAGAAGGCCCAGGAAGCCTTCGAGAAGGAAGAGAAGCTTCGCAAGGAAGTCGAGGCCCTCAACGCCAAACTCCTCGAAGAGAAGGCAAACCTTCTGGCTTCTCTCGAAGGCGAGAAGGGCTCGCTCTCTGAAATCCAGGACCGCGCCAACAAGCTCCAGGCGCAGAAGGCTGACGTCGAGAGCCAACTTCGG GACACACAAGACCGCCTAACTCAAGAGGAGGATGCCCGTAACCAACTCTTCCAAGCCAAGAAGAAGTTGGAACAGGAAGTGTCCGGCTTGAAGAAGGATGTAGAAGATCTCGAACTTTCCGTCCAGAAGTCCGAACAAGACAAGGCCACCAAGGATCACCAGATCCGCAACTTGAACGATGAGATCGCCCACCAGGACGAGCTCATCAACAAGCTCAACAAGGAGAAGAAGATGCAAGGCGAGAGCAACCAGAAGACCGCGGAAGAGCTGCAAGCGGCTGAGGACAAGGTCAACCACCTCAACAAGGTCAAGCAGAAGCTCGAGCAGACCCTCGACGAGCTCGAGGACTCCTTGGAGCGCGAGAAGAAACTGCGTGGTGACGTCGAGAAGCAGAGGAGGAAGGTCGAGGGTGACCTCAAGCTCACCCAGGAAGCCGTCGCCGACCTCGAACGCAACAAGAAGGAGCTCGAACAGACCGTCCAGCGCAAGGACAAGGAAATCTCTTCCCTCACCGCCAAGCTCGAGGACGAACAGTCTCTCGTCAGCAAGACCCAGAAACAGATCAAGGAACTGCAAGCCCGCATCGAGGAATTGGAAGAGGAAGTCGAATCCGAACGCCAGGCCCGCGCTAAAGCCGAGAAGCAACGCGCCGATCTCGCTCGAGAACTCGAGGAGCTCGGTGAGCGTCTCGAGGAAGCCGGCGGCGCCACCTCTGCTCAGATCGAACTCAACAAGAAGCGCGAGGCTGAGCTCAGCAAACTCCGCCGCGACTTGGAAGAGGCCAACATCCAGCACGAGTCCACCCTCGCCAACCTCCGCAAGAAGCACAACGATGCCGTTGCTGAGATGGGCGAGCAGCTCGACCAGCTCAACAAACTTAAGTCCAA GGCTGAACATGATCGCGCGTCTTGCTACAACGAGCTTAACAACACACGCGCGGCCATTGACCAAGTCGCGAGAGAGAAG GCTGCCTCAGAAAAGATCATCAAGCAACTCCAACACCAGCTCAACGAGGTCCAGAACAAGGCTGATGAAGCTAACCGCACCCTCAATGACCTGGATGCCGCCAAGAAGAAGTTGTCCATCGAGAACTCTGACCTGCTCCGCCAGTTGGAGGAGGCCGAGTCCCAGGTGTCGCAGCTCTCCAAGATCAAGGTGTCGCTCACCACACAGTTGGAAGACACCAAGAGGCTCGCTGACGAAGAGGCCAGG gaACGCGCCACACTTCTTGGCAAGTTCCGTAACCTTGAACACGACTTGGACAACATCCGTGAGCAAGTGGAAGAGGAAGCCGAAGGCAAGGCTGACTTACAACGCCAGCTTTCCAAGGCTAACGCTGAAGCTCAATTATGGCGCTCCAAGTACGAGTCTGAGGGTGTCGCTCGCTCTGAGGAACTCGAGGAGGCCAAGCGCAAGCTCCAGGCCCGCCTCGCCGAAGCAGAGGAGACCATTGAATCCCTCAACCAGAAGGTCGTTGCCCTCGAAAAGACCAAGCAGCGTCTCGCTACCGAAGTGGAGGACCTGCAGCTCGAGGTCGACCGTGCCACCGCCATTGCCAATGCCGCTGAGAAGAAGCAAAAGGCCTTCGACAAAATCATTGGTGAATGGAAGCTCAAGGTTGACGACCTTGCCGCTGAACTCGATGCCAGCCAGAAGGAATGCCGCAACTACTCCACCGAACTGTTCCGCCTCAAGGGAGCTTACGAAGAAGGCCAGGAACAACTCGAGGCTGTCCGCCGCGAGAACAAAAACCTTGCCGACGAAGTTAAAGATTTACTGGACCAGATCGGTGAGGGTGGCCGCAACATTCACGAAATCGAGAAGGCCAGGAAGCGTCTCGAAGCCGAGAAGGACGAGCTCCAGGCTGCCCTCGAGGAGGCCGAAGCGGCCCTCGAACAGGAGGAGAACAAGGTCCTGCGTGCTCAGCTCGAGCTGTCCCAGGTCAGACAGGAGATTGACAGGAGGATCCAGGAGAAGGAAGAGGAATTCGAAAACACCCGCAAGAACCACCAACGCGCATTGGACTCCATGCAGGCTTCCCTCGAAGCCGAGGCTAAGGGCAAGGCGGAGGCCCTGCGCATGAAGAAGAAGCTCGAGGCTGACATCAATGAACTTGAAATCGCCCTCGACCATGCCAACAAGGCTAACGCTGAGGCTCAGAAGAACATCAAACGCTACCAGGGTCAAATCAAGGACCTCCAGACCGCATTAGAAGAGGAACAGCGTGCCCGTGACGATGCCCGCGAGCAGCTCGGTATCTCAGAGCGTCGCGCCAACGCCCTCCAGAACGAACTTGAGGAATCTCGTACACTTCTGGAACAGGCCGACCGCGCTCGTCGCCAGGCTGAACAGGAACTCGGCGATGCTCACGAACAGCTCAACGATCTCTCTGCACAGAACGGCTCACTCTCCGCTGCCAAGAGGAAACTCGAATCCGAACTCCAGACCCTACACTCCGACCTCGACGAGCTCCTCAACGAGGCTAAGAACTCCGAAGAGAAGGCGAAGAAGGCCATGGTGGACGCCGCCAGGCTCGCCGACGAGCTCCGCGCTGAGCAGGAGCACGCCCAGACACAGGAGAAACTCCGCAAAGCCCTCGAACAACAGATCAAGGAACTGCAGGTCAGGCTCGACGAGGCCGAGGCGAACGCGCTCAAGGGAGGCAAGAAGGCCATCCAGAAACTCGAACAGAGGGTACGAGAGCTGGAGAACGAGCTCGACGGTGAACAGAGAAGACACGCAGACGCACAGAAGAACCTGCGTAAGGCCGAGAGGCGTATCAAGGAACTGACTTTCCAGGGTGAGGAGGACCGCAAGAACCACGAGCGTATGCAGGACCTCGTCGACAAACTTCAGCAGAAGATCAAGACCTACAAGAGGCAGATCGAGGAAGCCGAAGAAATTGCCGCCCTCAACTTGGCCAAGTTCCGCAAGGCGCAACAGGAATTAGAGGAAGCCGAAGAAAGGGCAGACCTTGCCGAACAAGCGATCAGCAAATTCCGTGGCAAGGGACGCGCGGGATCCGCAGCGAGAGGAGTCAGTCCGGCG